The following are from one region of the Nicotiana tomentosiformis chromosome 7, ASM39032v3, whole genome shotgun sequence genome:
- the LOC104086445 gene encoding myb family transcription factor PHL7-like has protein sequence MGSNRSDCSSKERLKWTQQLHDLFEKAVTQLGGPERATPKGILKVMGIEGLTIFHVKSHLQKYRMSKFVREDEDPVIGKFERKSISEILPNFSATAGAQLNEALQMHMDARRRLSDHLEVQRNLKMKLEAQERFLDGIMEEHKARASGSRLSCKSYTYSPLSLPSLCDELSESNVKELESDFEVDRNEIKSFDPGCQAQARKRTRIDEDVILSHRYINSNVAYPSLTQNHPYI, from the exons ATGGGTTCGAATCGTTCCGATTGTTCGTCAAAGGAGAGACTGAAATGGACTCAACAACTTCATGATCTGTTCGAGAAGGCAGTTACTCAGCTTGGAGGCCCAGAAA GAGCAACACCAAAAGGAATTTTGAAGGTTATGGGAATTGAAGGACTGACTATCTTCCATGTTAAAAGCCACCTACAG AAGTACCGGATGTCAAAATTTGTACGTGAAGATGAAGATCCCGTTA TTGGCAAGTTTGAAAGGAAAAGCATATCAGAAATTTTGCCAAATTTCAGTGCCACAGC GGGCGCTCAGCTTAATGAAGCACTACAAATGCATATGGATGCACGAAGGCGATTAAGCGATCATCTTGAG GTTCAAAGAAACTTGAAGATGAAACTTGAAGCACAAGAAAGATTTCTAGACGGAATAATGGAGGAACATAAAGCTCGTGCTTCAGGTTCAAGGCTAAGCTGCAAGTCCTACACATATTCACCCTTGTCATTACCATCTCTATGTGACGAATTATCTGAATCAAACGTTAAAGAACTCGAATCTGATTTCGAGGTTGATAGAAACGAGATAAAGTCTTTCGATCCTGGATGTCAAGCTCAAGCACGGAAAAGGACTCGAATCGATGAAGATGTAATATTGTCTCATCGATACATTAATAGTAATGTTGCATATCCATCACTCACTCAAAATCATCCTTATATATAA